A section of the Triticum dicoccoides isolate Atlit2015 ecotype Zavitan chromosome 7A, WEW_v2.0, whole genome shotgun sequence genome encodes:
- the LOC119330537 gene encoding berberine bridge enzyme-like 27 translates to MANSRAFALVPLLICVLSCHAAVSYAAAPVPAKEDFFGCLVKAIPARLLYAKSSPDFPTVLAQTIRNSRWSSPQNVKPLYIITPTNASHIQSAVVCGRRHAVRLRVRSGGHDYEGLSYRSERPEAFAVVDLNKMRAVLVDAKARTAWVDSGAQLGELYYGIAKNSPVLAFPAGVCPTIGVGGNFAGGGFGMLLRKYGIAAENVIDVKVVDANGTLLDKSSMSADHFWAVRGGGGESFGIVVSWQVNLLPVPPTVTVFQIPKTVREGAVELINKWQLVAPALPDDLMIRIIAFGDTAKFEGMYLGTCKTLTPLMSSKFPELGMNASHCNEMPWIKSVPFIHLGKQATLFDLLNRNNTFRPFAEYKSDYVYQPVPKTVWAQIFVWLVKPGAGIMVMDPYGAAISATPEAATPFPHRKGVLFNIQYVNYWFDEAGGAAPLQWSKDMYRFMEPYVSKNPRQAYANYRDLDLGRNEVVNDVSTYASGKVWGEKYFKGNFQRLAITKAKVDPQDYFRNEQSIPPLLAK, encoded by the coding sequence ATGGCGAACTCGAGGGCCTTTGCTCTGGTGCCCCTCCTCATCTGCGTCTTGTCCTGCCACGCCGCCGTATCCTACGCGGCGGCGCCGGTGCCGGCCAAGGAGGACTTCTTCGGATGCCTGGTGAAGGCGATACCGGCCCGCCTCCTCTACGCCAAGAGCTCGCCTGACTTCCCCACCGTCCTGGCGCAGACCATCAGGAACTCCCGGTGGTCGTCGCCGCAAAACGTGAAGCCGCTCTACATCATCACCCCCACCAACGCCTCCCACATCCAGTCTGCGGTGGTGTGCGGCCGCCGGCACGCCGTTCGCCTCCGCGTGCGGAGCGGCGGCCACGACTACGAGGGCCTGTCGTATCGGTCCGAGCGCCCTGAGGCGTTCGCTGTCGTCGACCTCAACAAGATGCGGGCCGTGCTGGTCGACGCCAAGGCTCGCACGGCGTGGGTGGACTCCGGTGCGCAGCTCGGCGAACTCTACTACGGCATCGCCAAGAACAGCCCCGTGCTCGCGTTCCCGGCCGGCGTTTGCCCCACCATTGGTGTAGGAGGCAACTTCGCCGGCGGCGGCTTCGGCATGCTGCTGCGCAAGTACGGCATCGCCGCCGAGAACGTCATCGACGTGAAGGTGGTCGACGCCAACGGCACACTGCTGGACAAGAGCTCCATGAGCGCGGACCACTTCTGGGCCgtcaggggcggcggcggcgagagcttCGGCATCGTGGTGTCGTGGCAGGTGAATCTCCTCCCGGTGCCTCCCACCGTGACCGTGTTCCAGATCCCCAAGACGGTGAGAGAAGGCGCCGTAGAGCTCATCAACAAGTGGCAGCTGGTCGCGCCGGCCCTCCCCGACGACCTCATGATCCGCATCATCGCTTTCGGCGACACCGCCAAGTTCGAGGGCATGTACCTGGGCACCTGCAAAACCCTGACGCCGCTGATGAGCAGCAAATTCCCCGAGCTCGGCATGAACGCCTCGCACTGCAACGAGATGCCCTGGATCAAGTCCGTCCCCTTCATCCACCTCGGCAAGCAGGCCACCCTCTTCGACCTCCTCAACCGCAACAACACCTTCAGGCCCTTCGCCGAGTACAAGTCCGACTACGTCTACCAGCCCGTCCCCAAGACCGTGTGGGCGCAGATCTTCGTCTGGCTCGTAAAACCCGGTGCGGGGATCATGGTCATGGACCCCTACGGCGCCGCCATCAGCGCCACCCCCGAGGCGGCCACGCCGTTCCCGCACCGCAAGGGCGTCCTCTTCAACATCCAGTACGTCAACTACTGGTTCGACGAGGCAGGCGGCGCCGCGCCGCTGCAGTGGAGCAAGGACATGTACAGGTTCATGGAGCCGTACGTGAGCAAGAACCCCAGGCAGGCCTACGCCAACTACAGGGACCTCGACCTCGGCAGGAACGAGGTGGTGAACGACGTCTCCACCTACGCCAGCGGCAAGGTGTGGGGCGAGAAGTACTTCAAGGGCAACTTCCAAAGGCTCGCCATCACCAAGGCCAAGGTGGATCCTCAGGACTACTTCAGGAACGAGCAGAGCATCCCGCCGCTGCTGGCCAAGTAG
- the LOC119331523 gene encoding uncharacterized protein LOC119331523: MCRGTVDDLRPLGPRRLDVRAFYLRLSSSSSHASTSPLPAELTLVYLPAIGGAALELAGRVLPPACPAEANLLRVRGVADDAPAYASADRVSAPEGARFEVYAGKELAAEGAFFARRRLDGGGWRVECRRPAGSRSHTRVAEVLVLAEGGVLIRARARAARRARCATPLEGIPEEEDASSWGSCECGGACGDEWQMVGDSSSDDDDGDESKEEEVEAETMRWALEMGAWAVCVGVGLLATARRFSRRRAALR, from the coding sequence ATGTGCAGAGGGACGGTGGACGACCTCCGCCCGCTCGGGCCCCGGCGGCTCGACGTGCGCGCCTTCTACCtccgcctctcctcctcctcctcccacgcaTCCACGTCGCCGCTGCCCGCGGAGCTCACGCTCGTCTACCTCCCGGCCATCGGCGGCGCCGCGCTGGAGCTGGCCGGCCGCGTGCTCCCGCCGGCGTGCCCCGCCGAGGCCAACCTCCTGCGCGTCCGCGGCGTGGCCGACGACGCGCCGGCGTACGCGAGCGCCGACCGCGTCTCGGCCCCCGAGGGCGCGCGCTTCGAGGTGTACGCCGGGAAGGAGCTCGCGGCGGAGGGCGCCTTCTTCGCGCGGCGCCGGCTCGACGGAGGAGGGTGGCGCGTCGAGTGCCGCCGGCCGGCCGGGTCGCGCTCGCacacgcgggtggcggaggtgctggTCCTCGCGGAGGGCGGCGTGCTCATAAGGGCCAGGGCTAGGGCGGCGAGGCGGGCCCGGTGCGCGACGCCGCTCGAGGGGATACCGGAGGAGGAGGATGCGTCCTCGTGGGGGTCGTGCGAGTGCGGTGGGGCTTGCGGGGACGAGTGGCAGATGGTCGGAGACAGCAGCagcgatgatgacgacggcgacgagtcgaaggaggaggaggtggaggccgaGACGATGCGGTGGGCGCTGGAGATGGGCGCCTGGGCGGTGTGCGTCGGGGTCGGCCTGCTCGCCACCGCCCGCCGGTTCAGCCGGAGGAGGGCCGCGCTCCGGTGA
- the LOC119327732 gene encoding G-type lectin S-receptor-like serine/threonine-protein kinase B120, translating to MACIPILILLSLSSFCKSDDQLTYAKPLTSGNTLVSKGGDFALGFFSPTSSNRTLYLGIWYHNIPKHTVVWVANRNKPITSSVSAELAISNTSGLILSDSQGQTVWATNNKITAGDTGVTAVILDTGNLVLRSSNGTDIWQSFDHPTDTVLPGMRFVLSYKDRVVGRLVAWKGPDDPSDGDFSFGLDPSSKLQVVIWHGTRLYCRTMVRNSITVSGGPYRSNTSSILYQTATDIGDEYYAMYTVSDGSPYARAMLDYTGKMKTLSWSNSSSSWTVIGEVPTACEFYSSCGSFGYCDFSGTVQKCQCLDGYELDDLDFSRGCRRMEPLKCGKPNHFVALPVMKVPANFLHIKNRSFDQCAAECSSNCSCTAYAYANLSSDGTYEDPSRCLVWTGELVDTWKFSNNGENLYLRLADSPDQKNNNLVKVVTPTIGSLVILSCIAFVTVCIYRGKWRNKEIEQRQMLRYASSSNEIGGEYVEFPFVSFEDIATATDNFSDSNQIGRGGFGKVYKGLLEGGKEVAVKRLSECSRQGIAEFKNEIVLFAKLQHKNLVRLLGCSIHGDERLLIYEYLPNKSLDAFLFGAARQSVLDWPTRFKIIKGVARGLLYLHQDSRLTIIHRDLKASNILLHTKMNPKISDFGMARIFGENQQHARTTRVVGTYGYMSPEYVMGGAFSVKSDIYSFGVLLLEIVSGFKISSSELTTNFSNLIAYAWRLWEDGNAAELVESSVLERCPLEEAVRCIHVGLLCVQNHPDDRPLMSSVIFMLENGSALVPAPKKPAYYALGNCEVGQATEQMEKSMNGISITTLDGR from the exons ATGGCCTGCATCCCCATTTTGATTCTACTATCCTTGAGTTCATTCTGCAAATCCGATGACCAGCTCACATATGCAAAGCCACTCACATCAGGCAACACTCTCGTCTCCAAGGGAGGGGACTTTGCGCTTGGCTTCTTCTCCCCAACCAGCTCCAACCGTACCCTCTACCTTGGCATATGGTACCACAACATCCCCAAACACACAGTTGTTTGGGTTGCAAACCGCAACAAACCAATCACCTCCTCTGTTTCTGCAGAGCTTGCCATCAGCAACACTTCTGGGCTGATCTTGTCCGACTCCCAAGGCCAAACTGTTTGGGCAACCAACAACAAAATCACCGCTGGAGATACCGGAGTTACTGCAGTGATCCTCGACACAGGCAACTTGGTCCTCCGGTCATCGAACGGCACAGACATATGGCAAAGCTTTGATCACCCGACGGACACCGTCCTTCCTGGCATGAGGTTCGTGCTAAGTTATAAAGACCGTGTGGTTGGGCGTCTTGTTGCTTGGAAGGGCCCTGACGACCCTTCCGATGGAGATTTTTCTTTTGGCCTTGACCCCAGTTCAAAACTTCAGGTAGTAATTTGGCATGGAACTAGGTTGTACTGCCGCACCATGGTTCGGAACAGTATAACTGTAAGTGGAGGACCATATCGGAGCAACACGAGCTCCATCCTTTACCAAACAGCCACTGACATAGGAGACGAGTACTACGCTATGTATACAGTCTCCGATGGCTCACCATATGCGCGTGCGATGCTTGACTACACTGGAAAAATGAAGACATTGAGTTGGAGCAACTCCTCGTCTTCATGGACAGTCATCGGCGAGGTCCCCACTGCCTGCGAGTTCTACTCCTCGTGTGGCTCATTCGGCTATTGTGATTTCAGTGGAACTGTCCAAAAATGCCAGTGCCTTGATGGGTACGAGCTTGATGATCTTGACTTCTCCAGAGGATGTCGGAGAATGGAACCTCTGAAATGTGGAAAGCCAAATCATTTTGTGGCTTTGCCTGTGATGAAGGTCCCTGCCAACTTCTTGCACATCAAGAACAGAAGTTTCGACCAATGCGCGGCTGAGTGCAGCAGCAATTGCTCATGTACAGCATATGCATATGCCAACTTGAGCAGTGATGGCACTTATGAAGACCCGTCAAGGTGCTTAGTCTGGACAGGGGAGCTTGTTGACACATGGAAGTTCAGCAACAATGGCGAGAATTTGTACCTCCGGCTTGCTGACTCTCCAG ATCAAAAGAACAACAATTTGGTAAAGGTTGTAACCCCGACTATTGGAAGCCTGGTGATACTGTCATGCATAGCCTTTGTAACGGTATGCATATACAGAG GCAAGTGGCGAAACAAGGAAATCGAACAAAGACAGATGTTAAGATATGCCAGCTCTTCAAATGAAATTGGAGGCGAATATGTGGAGTTTCCCTTTGTTAGCTTCGAAGACATTGCTACAGCAACGGATAATTTCTCTGACTCCAACCAAATTGGAAGGGGAGGTTTCGGCAAAGTTTACAAG GGACTGCTGGAAGGTGGCAAGGAAGTTGCTGTCAAAAGGCTTAGTGAGTGTTCTAGGCAAGGTATTGCGGAGTTTAAGAATGAAATAGTTCTATTTGCTAAATTGCAGCATAAGAACTTAGTCAGACTTCTTGGCTGCTCCATTCACGGAGATGAGAGGTTACTGATCTATGAATACTTACCCAACAAAAGTTTGGATGCTTTCCTTTTTG GTGCTGCAAGACAATCTGTGCTTGATTGGCCCACACGGTTTAAGATAATTAAAGGTGTAGCAAGAGGGCTTCTTTATCTCCACCAAGATTCACGATTAACTATCATTCATAGAGATCTCAAAGCAAGTAACATTTTATTGCATACAAAAATGAATCCCAAAATATCAGATTTCGGTATGGCAAGGATCTTTGGTGAAAACCAGCAGCATGCAAGGACTACGCGAGTTGTTGGTACATA TGGTTACATGTCACCAGAATATGTGATGGGAGGTGCCTTTTCTGTAAAATCAGACATTTATAGCTTTGGTGTACTTCTCTTGGAGATTGTAAGTGGTTTCAAGATCAGCTCATCAGAACTCACGACCAACTTCTCCAACCTTATAGCTTAT GCATGGAGGCTATGGGAAGACGGAAACGCCGCAGAATTGGTGGAATCATCTGTCTTAGAGAGGTGTCCTCTAGAAGAAGCTGTACGGTGCATTCATGTAGGACTCTTGTGTGTTCAAAACCATCCTGATGATCGCCCCCTAATGTCATCTGTTATATTCATGTTGGAGAACGGAAGTGCGCTGGTTCCAGCACCAAAGAAACCCGCGTATTATGCTCTAGGTAATTGTGAAGTCGGACAAGCGACAGAACAGATGGAAAAATCTATGAATGGGATAAGCATCACAACTCTAGATGGCCGTTAG